One genomic window of Arachis hypogaea cultivar Tifrunner chromosome 8, arahy.Tifrunner.gnm2.J5K5, whole genome shotgun sequence includes the following:
- the LOC112706733 gene encoding exocyst complex component EXO70H1-like, with protein MVLRKGLLIVNHQEGSNWETSLSMENARTIIAKWDPLPNGSENKDATPLFTNTRQEAKRYLNAVSNLHSAMQHLLTLDSSSDRLVEACSLMQVAMNRLERELYRVSAEIRDHVDDDNIRHAAAKEDLKAIVECMFFAGYGKECVQIYTKVRKSNVTEALQNLGVEKPRLSKMKKMQWEMFDFKIKTWLNAVKFAVGALFPGERSLINQIFPSSENTTVVESCFAEICKDGAEMLFLFPEIIAKCEKTPEKMFRLLDLYEALSQNWPKIKDIFSYESTSSVRLQVGVSHMKIGEAVRATLSAFESAITKESSKTPVPSGRIHPLTRYAMNYISFLADYSDALTNILIDSPKTPMPESYFRTPKFAAKTPAPPELAERLAWEILLLLCKIDGKAELYKNVALGYLFLANNMQYVVTKARNSKLGSILGDDWLASHDQKVKEYASKYVNMAWSMVEMSLPENPKAAMQPAEASAKFHIFNMAFQEACQMQSTWIAPDLKLRDDIQKSVVSKVVPKYRDFYETNWVGSDSVIAFSPDDLQNHISFILHDVEDPGSITTHFSSFLR; from the coding sequence atggtTCTTAGAAAGGGATTGCTCATCGTTAACCACCAGGAGGGTTCTAACTGGGAAACATCGTTAAGTATGGAAAACGCTCGCACCATCATAGCCAAATGGGACCCACTTCCCAACGGCAGCGAAAACAAAGACGCAACTCCTCTCTTCACTAACACGCGCCAGGAAGCCAAACGGTACCTTAACGCCGTTTCAAATCTACATTCCGCTATGCAACACCTCCTCACACTGGATTCTTCCTCGGACCGGCTCGTCGAGGCTTGTTCCCTGATGCAAGTCGCCATGAACAGGCTCGAGAGAGAGTTATATCGTGTATCAGCTGAGATTAGGGACCATGTTGACGATGATAATATTCGCCATGCTGCTGCCAAGGAGGATTTGAAGGCAATCGTGGAGTGTATGTTCTTCGCTGGATATGGCAAAGAGTGCGTCCAGATTTACACCAAGGTCAGAAAGTCCAATGTCACTGAGGCACTGCAGAATCTCGGAGTGGAAAAGCCTAGGCTCTCTAAGATGAAGAAGATGCAATGGGAGATGTTCGATTTTAAGATCAAGACCTGGCTCAACGCCGTCAAATTCGCCGTCGGAGCTCTGTTTCCCGGCGAGAGGAGTCTCATTAACCAAATCTTTCCCTCTTCGGAGAACACGACCGTAGTCGAGTCCTGCTTCGCGGAGATTTGCAAAGACGGTGCCGAAATGTTGTTTCTGTTCCCTGAAATCATAGCAAAGTGCGAGAAAACGCCGGAGAAAATGTTCCGACTACTCGATCTCTACGAAGCACTCTCTCAAAATTGGCCTAAAATCAAGGACATATTCTCATACGAATCAACCTCAAGCGTAAGGTTACAAGTCGGAGTTTCACATATGAAAATCGGCGAGGCCGTTAGAGCAACGTTATCGGCCTTCGAATCGGCGATTACGAAGGAGTCCTCAAAGACGCCGGTCCCCAGCGGCAGGATCCACCCGCTCACTCGCTACGCCATGAACTACATCTCATTCCTAGCCGATTACAGCGACGCGCTCACCAACATACTCATCGATTCGCCAAAGACTCCCATGCCGGAGTCCTACTTCCGGACACCGAAGTTCGCGGCGAAAACTCCAGCGCCTCCGGAGCTGGCGGAGCGGCTGGCGTGGGAGATTCTTCTGCTGCTCTGCAAGATCGACGGAAAAGCAGAGCTCTACAAGAACGTGGCGCTGGGTTACCTGTTTCTTGCGAACAACATGCAATACGTGGTCACAAAGGCGCGGAACTCGAAACTAGGTTCCATCCTGGGCGACGATTGGCTCGCGAGTCACGATCAAAAGGTGAAGGAATACGCATCCAAGTACGTGAACATGGCGTGGAGCATGGTGGAGATGTCTCTGCCGGAGAATCCAAAAGCGGCGATGCAACCGGCGGAAGCTTCCGCCAAGTTCCATATCTTCAATATGGCGTTCCAGGAAGCGTGCCAGATGCAGTCCACGTGGATCGCACCTGACCTGAAACTGCGGGATGATATCCAGAAATCGGTAGTTTCGAAGGTGGTGCCTAAGTACCGGGATTTCTACGAGACGAATTGGGTCGGGTCGGATTCGGTTATAGCGTTCTCACCCGATGATTTGCAGAatcatatttcttttattttgcatGATGTTGAAGATCCGGGCAGCATTACTacccatttttcttcttttcttcgatAG